From the Fusobacterium ulcerans ATCC 49185 genome, the window AAGATCCTTTAGATGGCATAAGTGTCTATGATGGAGGAGATTACTACCATTTTGTCACTTATGGCCTTTCCGAACTGTATGATAAAGAATCTGAAGACTTTGATTACAGTGGATATGGCTTTGAACTTACATTAAAATTAAAAAAAGCTTCTCTAAAAAATATAGAAGAAGAATTAAATTGTATATGTGGAATCTTACAAACTCTTGGAAGAATAACTTTCGAAAATGGAGATATATTCCAGCCTTTTGAATATATCTATACTGGGCAGAAAACTGGTATGGATTCTAAATCAATATCTAATATTACAGGTTTTGTAACTGTTCCAGATGAAGTTGGAGAGATAAATACTCCTAATGGATTATTACAATTTGTACAACTTGTAGGTATGACTGATACAGAACTTAAAGCTATTGTTGATAAAAAAAATAGTGTTGAAGAAATGATAGAAAAACTTGGTCACACTATGACTGATTTCAAAAGAAAAAGTCTGGTTTGATATGTATACTATCAATAATAATCTATATTCAGGTGATATATAATGGTGCAATTAAAAAAACTAACAGATAATAAGAAAAAATATATTGATCTACTGTTGTTAGCTGATCCAGAAGAAAAAGCTATAGATAAATATATCAATGATTGTGAAGTATTTTATCTTACTGAAAATGAAAAAGTTTTAGGTCAATGTGCTGCCATTGAAATAGATAAACACAAATGTGAAATAAAAAATCTAGCAGTTTGTAAAACTATGCATAGAAAAGGTTATGGAAAAAACCTCATTGCTCTTATCTGTGAATATTATAAAGGAAAATACACTTCTATATTAGTAGGAACTGCTGATAATGGAATAGAATTTTATGAAAAATGTGGATTTAAAATATCTCATAAAATAAAAAATTTCTTTATTGATAACTATGATATTCCAATCTATGATGATGGAGTACAGTGTATAGATATGATTTATTTAGAAAAGAAAATATAAAATAGGGAGCTGGTGCTCCTTATTTTTTATCTTCAAATTTATTTATTACTTTTTTCATAAACAGATTCAAGAATAATTTTCTTATTAAATTTCCCTCTTGTTTCAGCTTTTTTATTCTTAATTTCTAAAATATCTTTTTTATTCAAATTAAAAGCGATTATAATATGTTCAATAACTTCAAAAATATCACTCATCTCTTCCATATTTTTTGCTTCTATAAATTCTTGAACTTCTTCTTTTAATTTCTCTAATAATTTCATCTTATATTCATCATCTGTTGCTATATGGTATGTATATTCTTGATGATTATCAGCAATAATTTCAAGAATATTATCTCTGACAAGTTTATTATAAACAGTCCTTTTTTTCATAAAATTCTCCTCTTTTTTCTTTTATTATATTATCAAAAGATAAAATTGGCAATTTTATGTAAAAATAAGAGTGGCATAGCCACCCTTATTTTTATAGAAGTCCTGCTTCTTTCATCACTGCTTTTATTTGTTCAGTTTGTTCTTCAGTTGCTGGTAAGAAAGGTTTTGTACAATAATCTTTCATTTCCACTCCATGAAGTATCATAGCTTTTTTCATAATAGGAATAAATGGAGTTCCTATTGGATAAAGATCCATTAATTTATCTACTATCTTTTGAATTCTAGCAACTTCATCCATATTTTTTGCATTTATTGCTTTTACCCAATCAGCAAAAAGTTCTGGACATAAGTTTGAAAGCCCTCCAATACATCCACTTCCTCCACATAGAATATTGTGAACAAAGTTTTCATCAAATCCTGATAATACAATAAAATCTGGGAATTCTTTCAATACTGTAGTCATAAGTTTTCTAGTATGTCCCATTTCACTTACAGTATCTTTAAATCCAACTATATTTTTATGTTTTCTAAGAAGATTTAATGTAATTTCTGGAGTTAAGTCATGTCCTGTTCTATCAGGGAAGTTATATAAATATATATATCCTTTTACAGCTTCTGCTACTTTGTCATAGAAAAATTCTACACTTTCATCAGAAAGAGCAAAATAGTATGGACTGATAATCATTACTGCATCTGCTCCAGCTTCTATTGCAAAATTTGAAAGTTCAACTGTATCTTCAACTGTCATACAACTAGTTCCAATATATACCTTTGTTCTTTTATTTACATGCTCTACCACTAATTTAATAAGTTCTTTTTTCTGTTCAGTAGTCATAGAGAAAAATTCTCCTGTACTTCCCATAATTACAAGTCCATCTACTCCACCTTTAATAAGATGATCCCATACATTTTTATTAGCCTGAACATCCAGATTTCCGTTTGCATCAAATGCAGTCACTACTGGAGTCAGAAAATTTGCTTTTTTCATAATTAGTCTCCTTTTATATATTTAAAATAGTTTTATTCTATAGTATTGATAAGTTTTCCTATCTCTGGAATTTCACAAGTTACTATATCTCCCTTTTTCATAAACCCTTGAGGTTTCATTCCCATTCCTACTCCAGATGGTGTTCCAGTTATTATTATATCTCCAGGTTCAAGAGTTATTCCTGCTGATATTTCAGATATTATTTGAGGAATATCAGCTAAAAATAATTTTGTATTTGAAGATTGTCTTAATTCATTATTAACATAACTTTTTACATCTACTTCTATTGGAAATGGAAGAGCTGTTTTATGCAGTATACTTGGTCCCATAGATGAATAAGTGTCCAGACTTTTACCCCTATACCATTGAAGATGAGATTGTTGCAACACTCTAGCAGATATATCATTGAATATTGAATATCCAAAAATATATTTTTCAACATCTTCTCTGGCTATATCTGTTCCCCTTTTTCCCATAATAACTGCCAATTCTACTTCATAATCTAAATGTGTATCCAAGTCCATTCTGCTTTTTACTGCATCTTCTGCTCCTATTATTTCAGAAGCTCTTTTTGAAAAATATACAGTTTTTGCTGGTTCAGTAAAATCATCCTTAAAACTTTCCTTTGTTTCTTCTAAATGATCTTTATAATTCACTCCCACACATATAATATCGTGAATAGGTCTTTTAATTGGTGAACATATTTTTACTCTTGAAACATCATACTGAACAAACTCAGAAATCTTTCCCCCAAAAGTTTTCTGAAGCAGTTCTATTTCTTCTTCAGTGATATTTTCTATAAGATCAATCATTGAAGAAAATTTTCTGCCATTTAATACAGAAGATATCTCAATGATTTTTGATTCATCATTATTGAAAATACCCAAATTCTCGTTGTTTTCATTTTTAAATCTTACAAATTTCATTTTCCACCTTCTGAATTTTAGGCTTATATAAAGTCAGTAAGCAGAGAAATATTTTTTCTCCGCTCACTGTAACAATCTTTATATCTATATTCTATACATAATTACATAATCTTGCAATAGCCATTTCTGTATATCCTAAAGTTTCTGCTTTAGTTTGTTTTCCATTAGCTACTTCTACTAATTCTTGTAAGAATTCTTCTCCAAGTTCTTTTAATGTTTGTGGTCCATATATAACTGGGCTTGCATCTATATCAATATTATCTGACATATTTGCAAATGTTATTTTATTTCCAGTGATTTTAATTACTGGAGAAATAGGGTTTCCTGTAGGAGTTCCTCTACCTGTAGAGAATACTATAACTTGAGCTCCTCCAGCTACCATTCCTGCTACTGATGAAGGGTCATTTCCTGGAGTATCCATTACTACAAGACCTTTTTCCTCTACCTGTTTTCCATAGTCATATACAGCTGTAACTTCTGTATGTCCTCCTTTATGGATACATCCAAGAGATTTTTCTTCAAGAGTAGTGATTCCTCCTGCTATATTTCCTGGTGATGGATTTCCATCCCTTACTTCTTCTCCAACTAATTGAAGAGCTTTTTCATATCTATGTACAATTTCATATATTCTTTCTTTTATCTCTGGAGTTTTAGCACGAGCTGCAAGAATATGTTCTGCTCCTATAAATTCTGTAGTTTCAGAAAGAATAGAAGTAGCTCCAAGTGCTACTAAACGGTCACTTAGTTCTCCTATAAGTACATTTGATGCAAGACCACTTGTAGGATCTGATCCTCCACATTCAGTTCCAACTATCAATTCAGATATTGGAAATTCTTCTCTTTGAAGTCTTGAAGCTTCCTGTGCCATTTTTCTTCCAGCACGAACAGCTCTTTCTATTGTTGTTATAGTTCCACCATTTTCCTGAATGATGAATGTTTCCATTGGTTTATTTGTTCTTTCTCTTATTGCATCTACAACTAAATCCATTTGGCAGTTTTCACATCCAAGAGAAACAACTATTATTCCATATACATTTGGGTTAGCTGCCATTCCAGCCATAACATCCATTGTAAGCTGTTGGTCTCCTGCTACTTGTGAACATCCATTTTGGTTGTTGAATGTAACTGCCCCTTCTATTTGAGAAGCTATTATTCTTGTAGTATCTGATGCACAAACACTTGCTGGTAAAATAAATATCTTGTTTCTTACTCCAACTCTTCCATCTGGTCTTCTATATCCTAAAAAATTCATATTACATTTCCTCCCTATTCTATAAGTTCTCTCTGTGACTTTCTACATTATGAGTATGTACATGTGCACCAGCTTTTATATCTTCAGATGCAATTCCTATATGCTCTCCATATTTCACTACTGGCTCTCCTTTAGCTATATCTCTAGTTGCAAATTTATGATATATCTGAATATCTCCAAGAGCTGTAAGTGTTAAAACTTTATCTCCTGCTTTATAGCTTATTTCTGTTCCTTTAGCAATTTGTTCAATAGCTACTCCCACACTGTCTTTCACATCAATTATTAAAGCATTGATCATAACATTCCTCCTTAAAGATTTTAGTATTCTATATTTTAAAAGTTTTTATTTTGCTGTTTCTAATTTTGCAGCTTCTAAAGCTTCTGATTGCGGACATCCATATTTCTTTGCCCACCAGTTAGTCATCAATGGAACTAAGATAGCTGTAACTACTACTGATGCTGCTACTTGAGTAGTTGCTTCTCCTACATATGGAGCCCAAGCTGGGTCTATAAGTCCTACTGCTGCTGGTACTGCAACTGCATTTCCAGCTGTTGTTGCAACTGCCCAACCTGCATATCCAGGTC encodes:
- a CDS encoding nucleoside triphosphate pyrophosphohydrolase — translated: MKKRTVYNKLVRDNILEIIADNHQEYTYHIATDDEYKMKLLEKLKEEVQEFIEAKNMEEMSDIFEVIEHIIIAFNLNKKDILEIKNKKAETRGKFNKKIILESVYEKSNK
- a CDS encoding fumarylacetoacetate hydrolase family protein: MKFVRFKNENNENLGIFNNDESKIIEISSVLNGRKFSSMIDLIENITEEEIELLQKTFGGKISEFVQYDVSRVKICSPIKRPIHDIICVGVNYKDHLEETKESFKDDFTEPAKTVYFSKRASEIIGAEDAVKSRMDLDTHLDYEVELAVIMGKRGTDIAREDVEKYIFGYSIFNDISARVLQQSHLQWYRGKSLDTYSSMGPSILHKTALPFPIEVDVKSYVNNELRQSSNTKLFLADIPQIISEISAGITLEPGDIIITGTPSGVGMGMKPQGFMKKGDIVTCEIPEIGKLINTIE
- a CDS encoding UxaA family hydrolase, producing MINALIIDVKDSVGVAIEQIAKGTEISYKAGDKVLTLTALGDIQIYHKFATRDIAKGEPVVKYGEHIGIASEDIKAGAHVHTHNVESHRENL
- a CDS encoding suppressor of fused domain protein: MKKEYIETSGWDAITRAFEKLYPEQTDPLHYAPMISWRLGGEDPLDGISVYDGGDYYHFVTYGLSELYDKESEDFDYSGYGFELTLKLKKASLKNIEEELNCICGILQTLGRITFENGDIFQPFEYIYTGQKTGMDSKSISNITGFVTVPDEVGEINTPNGLLQFVQLVGMTDTELKAIVDKKNSVEEMIEKLGHTMTDFKRKSLV
- a CDS encoding GNAT family N-acetyltransferase is translated as MVQLKKLTDNKKKYIDLLLLADPEEKAIDKYINDCEVFYLTENEKVLGQCAAIEIDKHKCEIKNLAVCKTMHRKGYGKNLIALICEYYKGKYTSILVGTADNGIEFYEKCGFKISHKIKNFFIDNYDIPIYDDGVQCIDMIYLEKKI
- a CDS encoding UxaA family hydrolase, translated to MNFLGYRRPDGRVGVRNKIFILPASVCASDTTRIIASQIEGAVTFNNQNGCSQVAGDQQLTMDVMAGMAANPNVYGIIVVSLGCENCQMDLVVDAIRERTNKPMETFIIQENGGTITTIERAVRAGRKMAQEASRLQREEFPISELIVGTECGGSDPTSGLASNVLIGELSDRLVALGATSILSETTEFIGAEHILAARAKTPEIKERIYEIVHRYEKALQLVGEEVRDGNPSPGNIAGGITTLEEKSLGCIHKGGHTEVTAVYDYGKQVEEKGLVVMDTPGNDPSSVAGMVAGGAQVIVFSTGRGTPTGNPISPVIKITGNKITFANMSDNIDIDASPVIYGPQTLKELGEEFLQELVEVANGKQTKAETLGYTEMAIARLCNYV
- a CDS encoding dihydrodipicolinate synthase family protein, yielding MKKANFLTPVVTAFDANGNLDVQANKNVWDHLIKGGVDGLVIMGSTGEFFSMTTEQKKELIKLVVEHVNKRTKVYIGTSCMTVEDTVELSNFAIEAGADAVMIISPYYFALSDESVEFFYDKVAEAVKGYIYLYNFPDRTGHDLTPEITLNLLRKHKNIVGFKDTVSEMGHTRKLMTTVLKEFPDFIVLSGFDENFVHNILCGGSGCIGGLSNLCPELFADWVKAINAKNMDEVARIQKIVDKLMDLYPIGTPFIPIMKKAMILHGVEMKDYCTKPFLPATEEQTEQIKAVMKEAGLL